In Nasonia vitripennis strain AsymCx chromosome 2, Nvit_psr_1.1, whole genome shotgun sequence, a genomic segment contains:
- the LOC100680156 gene encoding venom metalloproteinase 3 translates to MAYFDYRLILCLVGFVLQLSHCFELDNNEMTKEKARFIFRQQADSIPDYHTVHVDSHSKYRSKRDAGYSLHLVQFEIDKYKYSLKLNWRRRSVLELSTPILLITSVSNETRSYAYKIVEEDKKIIDGVFFEDLDNVATLLAYYDKKRRRILYDGIFGLGTETHVIRSVPEKWRTISKPTESFKRTNSKENNEHIVFRPSTHNKKARSSFLDVGYNTDEKDKLNEPVEKLHIKILPVLDYALFHLLGENVQETLKYVATFWNAVDMQFSQIDRSKIEITVTGVVIATDEDALTFINECRNKADPSKADAFQFLERARMYFYKNFINDTGITNYDAIFVMTGLDTKPTAGMSYIGRICNRLYSTAFVLDDANFLSLHSAVHELGHLMNFYHDGSDSAEDCNPYPENDVSTVMAPFISEAKSIVWSQCSKRSLEEFIQTKAAKCLREAHRIK, encoded by the exons atggCTTATTTTGATTATCGCCTGATATTGTGCCTTGTTGGATTTGTCCTTCAGCTTTCACACTGTTTTGAG CTTGATAATAATGAAATGACAAAAGAGAAAGCTAGATTTATTTTTCGTCAACAAGCTGATAGCA TTCCAGATTACCATACGGTTCATGTAGATTCCCATTCAAAATATCGCAGTAAACGCGATGCTGGATACAGTCTTCACCTCGTACAGTTTGAAATagataaatacaaatatagtTTAAAGCTTAATTGGCGCAGAAGGTCAGTTTTGGAACTGTCTACTCCGATATTATTAATCACGTCGGTTTCGAATGAAACTCGAAGTTATGCGTATAAAATTGTCGAAGAA gataaaaaaataatcgatgGTGTCTTCTTTGAAGATTTAGATAATGTTGCAACGTTATTAGcatattatgataaaaaacGACGTCGAATTTTGTAT GATGGTATCTTTGGCCTTGGCACGGAAACGCACGTTATCCGGTCCGTGCCTGAAAAATGGAGAACAATATCTAAACCTACCGAAAGTTTTAAAAGGACGAACAGCAAAGAAAACAATGAACACATTGTGTTCAGACCATCAACTCATAATAAGAAAGCTCGATCTTCTTTCC ttGACGTCGGTTACAATACAGATGAAAAGGATAAGTTAAATGAGCCTGTAGAAAAATTGCACATAAAGATCTTACCTGTACTTGACTATGCACTCTTCCA CTTATTAGGAGAAAATGTTCAAGAAACTTTGAAGTACGTGGCAACATTTTGGAATGCAGTTGATATGCAGTTTAGTCAAATTGATCGttcaaaaatagaaataaCTGTCACGGGAGTAGTTATTGCTACA GACGAGGATGCACTTACTTTTATAAATGAGTGTCGTAATAAAGCAGACCCAAGTAAAGCTGATGCTTTTCAGTTTTTGGAAAGAGCTcgtatgtatttttataaaaatttcataaatgATACGGGCATAACAAATTATGATGCTATCTTTGTTATGACAGG ATTGGATACCAAACCCACAGCAG GCATGTCATATATTGGTAGGATTTGCAATAGGTTGTACAGCACGGCATTTGTTCTGGATGATGCTAATTTTTTGAGTTTGCACTCAGCAGTGCACGAACTAGGGCATTT GATGAACTTTTATCATGACGGTTCAGATAGTGCGGAAGATTGTAATCCATATCCCGAAAATGATGTGAGTACTGTGATGGCACCTTTTATTTCGGAAGCAAAATCGATTGTGTGGTCTCAATGCAGTAAAAGAAGTCTTGAAGAGTTCATTCA GACAAAAGCAGCTAAATGTTTAAGAGAGGCACATCGTATTAAGTAA
- the LOC100120758 gene encoding metalloprotease-like isoform X2, whose product MACKLFLLALCLCGVAVQSFVLRSDNSAADAQVDTRYVQVDVDGEQYNLNLQSRQRDVIYSTTPVWTVKSGQEGFSFADVTDKSYINGVFYDDAEFMATLLATYSEDETQIRYNGVVGVGTKAHTVVSYPEKWWKPVPVPDNDDVEDNSESVKEKSEETKEEILKLRSAYVPGEKTGKLEEALSILHPKVLVVVDYTLFEKLGKDIQKTVKYVATFWSAIDLRYSKLYSPYVKTIGTGIVIVTEAQTGLLEKARDYFTEEFIKDTEHTNYDSAFVMTASNTKTVQGQSHLGSICNRQYSTAFVEDDASFGGLLTATHELGHLLNLPHDGSDEAESCKVESGDSTTVMAPSTVDANIVDWSQCSRVILNEFSKTEAAQCLKSTYRYE is encoded by the exons ATGGCCTGCAAACTTTTCCTCCTGGCTTTGTGCCTCTGCGGAGTCGCTGTCCAATCTTTTGTG CTTCGCAGTGATAACAGCGCTGCCGATGCCCAAGTTGACACCCGTTACGTCCAAGTTGACGTTGATGGTGAACAATACAACTTGAATCTCCAAAGTCGCCAACGCGACGTTATCTATTCCACTACTCCAGTATGGACTGTTAAATCCGGCCAGGAAGGTTTCAGCTTCGCTGATGTTACCGAC AAAAGTTACATCAACGGTGTTTTCTACGATGATGCTGAGTTTATGGCGACTTTGTTGGCAACCTACAGCGAGGACGAAACCCAGATTCGCTAT AATGGTGTCGTTGGAGTAGGCACAAAAGCCCACACCGTAGTCTCCTACCCTGAAAAGTGGTGGAAACCCGTACCTGTCCCAGACAATGATGATGTCGAAGACAACTCTGAAAGTGTCAAGGAAAAAAGCGAAGAAACTAAGGAAGAGATCCTCAAGCTCCGTTCAGCCTACG TTCCTGGAGAGAAAACTGGAAAATTAGAAGAAGCCTTGTCTATTCTGCACCCGAAAGTACTCGTTGTTGTTGACTACACTCTCTTTGA GAAATTAGGAAAAGACATTCAGAAGACTGTTAAGTACGTTGCTACATTCTGGAGCGCCATCGACTTGAGATACAGCAAGCTCTATTCTCCATACGTTAAAACTATCGGCACTGGAATAGTCATTGTCACG GAGGCACAGACTGGTCTGTTGGAAAAGGCTCGTGACTACTTCACTGAGGAGTTCATCAAGGACACCGAACACACCAATTACGACAGCGCATTCGTTATGACTGC ATCTAACACTAAGACCGTACAGGGACAATCTCACCTTGGCTCCATCTGCAACAGACAGTACAGCACTGCCTTCGTCGAAGATGATGCCAGCTTTGGAGGACTTCTCACCGCAACTCACGAATTGGGTCACTT aTTGAACCTTCCCCATGACGGATCTGATGAAGCTGAAAGCTGCAAAGTGGAGTCTGGAGACAGCACCACTGTTATGGCCCCATCAACTGTAGACGCTAACATTGTTGACTGGTCTCAGTGCAGCAGAGTTATTCTTAACGAGTTCTCGAA GACCGAAGCTGCCCAGTGCCTGAAATCTACTTACCGTTacgaataa